ACAGGTCTTAGCTAGTATAGCCAGGCATGCAGGTACTAGCTGAGGCCTTGACATTATGTGGATGTGAATTTTCAAAAGGTACAACACGATTTAGAATAAAATTAATCTTAAGTATTAAAAGTGTTTTGAGCTTGTTGCTAACATGACATCATAAAATATGCTCTCCAAGCAGAGAATGTACTGAGTGCATTAGTTTCTTATCCAGGAACTGACTCAAGGTTATAACTCACTCACTCAACAcaacaccccaccccacccccttgGTTTGTTGGGTTGCATATTCACCTGAAAAGAACGTGAGTACCACTGACACCCAGCCAATGATATAGGACCAGGAGAACCTCCAGTTTCCATAGCGTTTCCCATAGTAGTTAATAGTCACGCCAGTGTACACTGCCATTGCTAGAAACACTAAAAAGCCtggacaggaaaaaagaaaaggaaaatctggagaaaacatttcagaaagaTTGAACAAATGGCTGACCATTAGTACTGCTGTTCATGGAAGCTATAGTTTCCAGTTAGAAACTGTGAGCATGGATTCACTCTTAGTTACAGAAGAACATCAAATGATCTCACTTATACTGAATAAAGACGACTACAAATTATGCAAAACAAAGCATTTAAAACAGGAGCTTAATGAAACCTCTCTGTCATGAATGAGGTCTTTTAGAAATGTAACAAGCAGCTGTGCTTCATTGTGAAATTGCACTGATAATGGAATCATTAAAAAGCCATTAGTTCATGATTagtacattattattttatttttcaaaaacctACCTTCAGTCTCAGTCTTTGGTTGTTGAAATCAATTAAGgtcaaataaaatgcaaatcACAGCTCAAACCAAACTAACAAAGGGCAGAAACAACAGAGCTGAACTTACATGAGATGAAAAACAATATGCCTGCAGCAAAGGTTTTGTCAAACCTGTCGAAGGAGGAGTAATGGATGAACGCCATAATGCCAATGATGATACCAATGAAGCAGGCCAAAAGAGAGAGGATCATGAGGGCACGGGTGGCGTCTAAGTGAGCTGTGGACACGGTCAAAGGTCAGTGGTGAGGTCAGTGCAAGGCCACAGAGGTGAATGATCTGAGATGCAGTCCTTCTCAGGCATGTTAACAAGCCAATGAGATGAAAACTGGTAAACATCTCTGAGAACAAAATAGACCAGATTACTCATTTTCTAAAGCTGGTGTCAGATGAAGATAACCTCTCTTCCTTTAACGTTTAGAAAGATCCTGAATCTTTGGCTCAGCCCAGTGAGCTTTACCTCAGCCAGTGAAATGATCTCTGCCTGTGGGACGGCTCCACCTTTCAGAAATGTTTGCAGAACTGATTGAAAATGATTGAAGTTAGTAGATTCCTAGTCATCTGCACTACTTTGCTAAACTCACCGATGCCGTCGTTGTGGGGGAAGCATTTCCCCGGCATACAGTAGCGCCACAGGCCCTGGTGCATGTAGTTGCTAGACTGCCGATACTGCATCCAGTAATCGGTTGCTGTGGAAACGATCAGGAGGATGTTCCCCACTCCTGCACAGAACAACCCTCCACCCATAAAGCTGTACATCCtgcacctgcagacacacacacacatacacacacacacacacacacacacagaggaacataAGGTTGCTTAGAATCAGCGGTCAGTGGCAGggcccccctccctctccacctcacacacacacttcagggAGAGAGGTTGTAAGTGTCAGTAATTGCGTTGTAATGAACATATTATTTCCACTGAATTGAGCTGCGGgttcgtctgtgtgtgtacgctCCACTTTGTTCTCTAGGAGATCAGTCCCTGAAGAAGGCTTTACATACACCCCCACTGAcagtacacgcacacacatttcCAGCCTCCATCGAGTCCAGCGATGCTTTGATACTTGATACATCTATTGCTCATTGTTCCACCTGGATGCAATATCCTGCAGccatcctctctttctcatgAAGAGTTGTCATGGATGTTTTCGGGGGCAAAGCATGATAGAAAGATATGTCATGTTATATCTGAAACCTGAACAGGATGCTCATTGAAGAGCTCTGTGTATTCATTGAAGAGCTCTATATTTCCACTGGATCACAGTTCCTCCTGAGCATCCTCTCTGTCAAGTTCCAGCAGGTGTTTCAGTTTAAACTGAAGCACTTTTGTAAATCAATTTGATCCACAGCATGTAATACAAATCAAACCTATCTCAGAATGTCAATGTTATGCGGCCTATGGAAAATTCGAATCATTTTATTTAGCGATCAGTCAGCCAGTtggatttaatatttttctgcgtagtcttttttttttttaaggcaggaaaaaaaccctgaaacaAGCGGTTACGTTT
The DNA window shown above is from Lates calcarifer isolate ASB-BC8 linkage group LG20, TLL_Latcal_v3, whole genome shotgun sequence and carries:
- the lim2.1 gene encoding lens intrinsic membrane protein 2.1 — encoded protein: MYSFMGGGLFCAGVGNILLIVSTATDYWMQYRQSSNYMHQGLWRYCMPGKCFPHNDGIAHLDATRALMILSLLACFIGIIIGIMAFIHYSSFDRFDKTFAAGILFFISCFLVFLAMAVYTGVTINYYGKRYGNWRFSWSYIIGWVSVVLTFFSGVFYMCAYRMHECPRGANSH